TGGTATCTAAGATGTGTGATCTTACACCATGTACAAGATAATTTATATTCGTAACCGCGTCATGAGTGATAGTTTTTCACCAAGTTAAATTTTCATTCATACGTCTCATTGATAAGACTATTCTACTGGATTTTCAATCAGTGTTTAGGTGTGATGTTTGATTGTAATAttcctcatgtagtacaccaaTGTTATATAGTTGATTTGCAAATAGTGAAATGTACCATTTATTGAGCCTCTCATACAATCCGTTGATATGTACTAGTGTGGAGGATTTCTTGGTCAGAAAAAACCCTTGATTATCTTTACCAACAATTTAGTTTTTACTCAAATTAACCAATTAGAGGGATCTGTATTTGCCACACCTTGATGTCACTATCCAAACTGCCGCTATAAACAACAAATGAACTAACACAATCACTTATACCATCACCGTCCAAATCCACGGCCGCCGTTAAGCACTTCACCGGTCGTCTATGACCTTCCAATACACCCAAACACGAGTAGCTCCGATCATTACCAACCCCTCTCCTCCAAATCCTAACACTACAATCCGCCGAACCACTGCACACCAAATCCCCCACCACCGTCAAACACAATATCGCTTTAGTGTGACCTCGAAGCGCCCCCGCTACAACCATCCCACCACCATCGCCACTCTCTCTTTCCCACACCAAAATCGACCGATCACACGCTCCGGAGTACAACACAGACCCGTCGGAGCTAAAAGCCAAGGCGTTCACGGCCGACTTGTGCTTCTCTAGTGTCTCAACAAGTGTGTGATGCTTCTCTCCAGCGAGTTTCTTCCACACCTTGATCTTCTTATCCGCCGAGCCAGTGTAAACAAACCCGTCGTGGCTCACCACTATTGCGTTTATGGCATCTTCATGGGCGTTGCTCACGGACTCGAAGCACTTGAAGTCGGAGGTTCGCCAGATTTTAAACGTGCGGTCCCATGAAGCAGAGTAGAGAAGAGACTCATCCTGTGATACCGCCAGAGCTGATATTGCGTCCACATGATGCACCCACGTTAACTTCTTGTGCCGCCGAACTTGGACGTAGCTGTTAGGGGAGAACAGTCTTGGGAGACGATCTATCAGTGTTGGCAGGGTAGCTATGCATTTGCATTTGAATTTTTGTTCATTGCTAGTGTCGACTTTCCAAACTCGGATCTTGTGGTCTTGGTGAGCGCTGAAGATCCTGTCTCCCACAATCACTAGAGACTTGACCGTGGAGTTGGTGGTGGCTAGTATGTTTGGGGACATGTCCCTGCAGCTCCATGATCGAATCTCGCCGTCAGATGAGCCGGTGTAGAGGAACTTTCCGGATAGGACTAGGGAAACGACAGGGGAGGAGTCCGATTTCAGGGTTGCTATGCAGTTAAGTTGGGTTGTGGGGGTTTGTTGCAGTGCATATTGCGACAATGAAGGAACAGAGGCAAGGCTTAGTTGGGAAAATATCGAGGAGGTTGAAGGAACCGATGCAAGGCTTGGCTGGGAAGATAttgaggatgaagatgaaggaTCGGAGTGAAGGTGATAACTGGAGCTGGACTCGGATTCTGTACTGTATGTGCGGCAGGGCAAAGGACATGGAACAATTCCCATTAAGGTAATGTTAATTAGTATGGAAACAACAGTACGAGAAGTACAAAGTATCAGAGAGAGACGGTGTGTTATATGGGCGGAGCATGAGAAACCATGTGTGCCTAAAAATGAAGACTTAAAGAGTTGAATTTTAGGAAAGTGGTGACTCGAACATTCTGTCTTTCCTATATTCTTTGTTTGCCAAGAGAAAGCCAGATTGTTCCACCAAAGCGGCTAGTGGACGGGTGACAAGTTGGGAAGTCTCTCAGCcttttctgaatggcttttgCGTTGGCTTAAAGATGCTGGCCGGTGTCGGTTAAGGGTCCAAAGTTTTGGTTAGATAAGATAACAAATTAACAATCATAACATACAGCTTCCTAGCTACTTGCTGCTTCATCATAGTGCTACTACAGCTGGAGCTGGTAGAAGATTTGATATTTGTGGTACGTCGTGCATGTAACTAGTTGAATAAGTCGAAATTGACACATTTGATGCTAATTTATCCACTCCTACTTGAACCAAAGTGCGTACTGTAGATGAATGTGTACATCGAGTGTTTGGAATATTATAATTCTTTGACTTGGGAGCAAGGGATTTGATGTTCTGAGAATATTATTTATCAGAGAGTAACATCACGTACTGGCACTATTATTGACATTTCGGTAAGGGTTTCCTTGTATTTTTCCGTATTTTGCAGACAAATTTAGACAAACGCAAGGAAATTTTAGCAGTAGTACGTTATTGAAATTTATGATTATGACTGGAGGCTCCAATAtatcttttacaatttacaagtATTCAGCCCATTCTGAATCCCAAGCTCCATACTTTATGATGAGTTATCATCGAAATTCGGTGGAAAATGGGTTGAAAAGCCCGAGTCTGGCACGGACCCGGTCCGTTAAAAGTCGGTCCGTCACGGTCCGAGTACGAGTCCGTTAGCGGCTCAGGCTTGGCCGAGATATATTAGTTCAtaagcccggcccggcccgagTTCGTTTTGAGCCTGGTACGGCCCGAGTACGATAATTTCATGGGCCGGCccattaaacacataattttatattatttatataaattcttAAACAATTATCACTATTAGACTTGAATATTAGAACTTTTAAATTACAATCTCtttattatttcattattttaactataatATTTAACAAATATAATCAAAGTAGTAAAGAAAACGTTATTGTTTTGACATACGTAATAGTTtacaaataagattatgaaatatgttgcagtattttatttattttactattctaaatagttatgtaaaataaatattctaattacataatatttgtattctaattgtgtattataaTGCTAATGCCGGGCCAAGAAGCGGGTCGGCCCGACATAGGCTTGGTCTGTGGGCCGGGCCAGGCTTGATGTTTAAGTTAATGGACCGGCCTGAGCTCGGCACAAAAATTAATTGAGCCGGTCCGATCACGGTACGAGTACGGTTTTAGTCCACTTAAAATTGGTTGAGCCTACCTGGCCCGGCCGTTCACAACCTCTAATCGAAATGAACAAAgaaagttatatatatatatagtctatatccagagtgaagttctaattttggcacacttttcagttaaattttttcaccataagtgattcaatatttaggtatgttattcaagatcatctctacaaagtttcatccaatttgacaatggtttgagcttttaaaattgagatttacacgaacgtttcacgttgaacagttttaattcattcattgatttaatctaatttcaataccttaacgatgtccgaattaggtgaaattttgtagagatgatcttgaatatcatacctaaatattaaatcgcttatggtgaaaaaatttgactgaaaagtgtgccaaaattggaacttcattctgaaatttcagagtgcaGCTTCACTCttgatagagactatatatatatatatatatatatatgttggaaACCATGGTGGCTTCTATTATATCGAATAATaataggaaaaacaaaaacccaaGTTCTTGCTATGCAAAGTTAATATTGCTTGATTAAGCATAAAATCACAGAAACTGGCAAACAAGCATCTAAACAtgagtaatttttttatttttttgggtcATAACCTAGCAGCTAAATATAATAGCTCCGCTGACTTCATCCATCCACATAATATATGTTATTGCACCAATCAAGTAAGCATACAAACAAGCTTGTGTTGCTATTAGCCTATTACCGAATGGATTGTATATCATCAAATTGTAAGCAATCTATCACGCTATCATATcaattgaagaagaaaaaaaaattagttttaTTGTCATCGTAATCGCAAAAGCATGCACTATTATTGAAGCCTTGATTTTCTAGAACACAAAAACCAGAGAGTATGAACAAACCTTGTAGAGATTAAGAGGTAAAGGCAAGACATTGAGCAGAAGTTTGATCAAAGTCGCAAAGCCATCTCGCACAACCAAGGTATGTACGgtttgcttttgttttttatagtcttctctcttttatttctctgatttctttttatttcttatttgttAACTCATGGGTTCTAACCCTGGTTAAGAGGTATCACATTAGGACCATTAgattgaaatgaaatgatcTAAAGGCAAGGAGAGAAGATTCACACTATAGGGAAATATATATCCTGAGAAGTCTTAAAATTGTTTAATCATTGTTCGGCTTGGAACTTCACTTCCAGCGAACAGTCAGCACAAGGTGTACCCTTGCGGTTTGCCTTGTTCTTGAATGTGTATTGCTTTGGCGAGCCAGTATATATGAGTTAAGTACAACTTGTTTTTGCTTCTTGATGCACTCTCGtactttcttcttctcaaacaATTGAGTATATATGTTGACTAAATCTACAACTGAGTTCGAATAAGACTTACGACAGATGACTGTTAGGATTTTTTTCCACCTCTCTGTAAGATGGTCGGTTTTTACTTACACCGCTTGGGGAATAAGCAGAGTTAAATATCAAGATTGCGGGGATGTTTGTACTTATTGTTGCTGACTAGGCCGACTTTTGGTTTTTGCTACAAGCTAAGGTAgtgactcgatggacttgacgtTTATCGAGGTAAGTCGGACTTGTGCTACATGCAGCGAAGGTGCGTATGGTAGCGGTGCTCCGTTGGGAGGCTCTAGTTTTGTTGTTGCGTAAAAGTTTGGTTGAATTGTGTGTCTGATTTTGTATTAAATACTCATTTATATAGAGAatacaatttgtttttttctttcggaT
This is a stretch of genomic DNA from Argentina anserina chromosome 4, drPotAnse1.1, whole genome shotgun sequence. It encodes these proteins:
- the LOC126791243 gene encoding protein JINGUBANG, which codes for MGIVPCPLPCRTYSTESESSSSYHLHSDPSSSSSISSQPSLASVPSTSSIFSQLSLASVPSLSQYALQQTPTTQLNCIATLKSDSSPVVSLVLSGKFLYTGSSDGEIRSWSCRDMSPNILATTNSTVKSLVIVGDRIFSAHQDHKIRVWKVDTSNEQKFKCKCIATLPTLIDRLPRLFSPNSYVQVRRHKKLTWVHHVDAISALAVSQDESLLYSASWDRTFKIWRTSDFKCFESVSNAHEDAINAIVVSHDGFVYTGSADKKIKVWKKLAGEKHHTLVETLEKHKSAVNALAFSSDGSVLYSGACDRSILVWERESGDGGGMVVAGALRGHTKAILCLTVVGDLVCSGSADCSVRIWRRGVGNDRSYSCLGVLEGHRRPVKCLTAAVDLDGDGISDCVSSFVVYSGSLDSDIKVWQIQIPLIG